The DNA segment ACAGGCGGTTCAGGTAAATCTGCACTTCCCTGTTGGCCTCCTCCACTTCCAGCAGGCGGATCACCTCGCGTTCGGCGCGGCGGGCCACCGTGCGGGCGATGTGCAGCGTGGCGGCGGCGGGCGTGCCGCCGGGATGAACAAAGCCAGTGAACGGCGGCGCGGCCTCCTGGTAGCGGTCGATCATCGCCTCCAGAAAAGCGGCGTCTTCAGCGTCGATCCGGCTGATCTTCTTCTCGTAGACCGTGCCGGGGCGGGTGGCGAGGTCTGCGCCCAGATCGAATAGCGCGTTTTGCAGGT comes from the Deinococcus sp. AJ005 genome and includes:
- a CDS encoding cob(I)yrinic acid a,c-diamide adenosyltransferase gives rise to the protein MKLYTKTGDGGTTGLYGADRVSKTHPRVEAYGTVDELNSAIGLARAHNTRSHKPDATLDADLEYLQNALFDLGADLATRPGTVYEKKISRIDAEDAAFLEAMIDRYQEAAPPFTGFVHPGGTPAAATLHIARTVARRAEREVIRLLEVEEANREVQIYLNRLSDLLFVMARAANQAAGIEEHAWLVKGRR